In Caproiciproducens sp. NJN-50, the following are encoded in one genomic region:
- a CDS encoding chromate transporter, translated as MTEFIDLFFTFSKVGALTFGGGYAMLPILQREIVENKKWAEDNELADYYAIGQCTPGIIAINTATFIGYKRKGVAGGIVATLGFVFPALIIITVIAAFLQNFADLQVVNDAFAAVRVCVCVLILNAVIKLGKSSIKDKFTFGIFFCIALLAFFTDLSPVLWVVLAAAAGILMKGGRRA; from the coding sequence ATGACTGAATTTATTGACCTTTTCTTTACTTTTTCTAAAGTTGGAGCTCTCACGTTCGGAGGCGGATATGCGATGCTTCCAATCCTGCAGAGGGAAATTGTGGAGAATAAAAAGTGGGCTGAGGACAACGAGCTGGCGGACTACTACGCAATCGGGCAGTGCACGCCGGGGATTATTGCAATCAATACTGCTACCTTTATCGGCTACAAAAGGAAAGGGGTGGCCGGCGGTATTGTCGCAACGCTGGGGTTCGTTTTTCCGGCTCTGATCATTATTACAGTGATCGCGGCTTTTCTGCAGAATTTCGCGGATCTGCAGGTGGTGAATGATGCTTTTGCCGCCGTGCGTGTCTGCGTTTGTGTCCTGATCCTGAATGCTGTGATCAAGCTGGGCAAGAGCTCTATAAAGGATAAATTTACCTTCGGCATCTTTTTCTGCATTGCCCTGCTCGCCTTTTTTACAGACCTTTCGCCGGTTCTGTGGGTGGTGCTTGCCGCAGCGGCGGGTATTCTGATGAAAGGCGGAAGGCGCGCATGA
- a CDS encoding chromate transporter yields the protein MIYLRLFFEFAKVGLFAIGGGLATLPFLTDLGNATGWFTQADLANMLAISESTPGAIGINMATYVGFRVASIPGAVLATLGLITPSIVIIIIIARMLKRFQQNHYVQDAFYGLRPASTGLIAAAGMGVVVIAILTVDRFSQTGNPLYLVNWRALALAVALFFAMKKIKWHPVVFIGISAVIGVLFHFGS from the coding sequence ATGATTTACCTCAGATTATTTTTTGAATTCGCAAAGGTCGGCCTTTTTGCCATCGGAGGCGGCCTTGCGACGCTGCCGTTTCTGACGGATCTCGGCAACGCTACGGGGTGGTTTACCCAGGCTGACCTTGCCAACATGCTTGCAATTTCGGAATCCACCCCAGGAGCGATCGGCATCAACATGGCGACCTATGTGGGTTTCCGAGTCGCTTCGATTCCCGGGGCGGTTCTCGCAACGCTGGGATTGATCACGCCGTCTATCGTCATCATCATTATCATTGCGCGTATGTTAAAACGCTTTCAGCAGAATCATTACGTTCAGGATGCCTTTTACGGGCTGCGTCCGGCATCCACCGGTCTGATCGCCGCGGCTGGCATGGGTGTTGTCGTCATTGCCATTCTGACGGTGGATCGGTTTTCGCAGACCGGGAATCCGCTTTATCTGGTAAATTGGAGGGCTCTTGCACTTGCTGTCGCTCTGTTCTTTGCAATGAAGAAAATCAAATGGCATCCGGTGGTATTTATCGGCATTTCCGCCGTCATCGGGGTGCTGTTTCATTTCGGGAGCTGA
- a CDS encoding NAD(P)-dependent malic enzyme: MNIYDESLKAHEKWNGKIEVMSRCPIRTREDLSLAYTPGVAEPCREIAKDYGRSWDLTRRGNLIAVVTDGSAVLGLGNIGPAAAMPVMEGKCALFKEFGDVDAFPICVDTQDTDKLVDTIHLISKSFGGINLEDIAAPRCFEVEKRLKQLCDIPVFHDDQHGTAIVVAAALINAFKVTGKKMGEAKIVINGAGAAGIAIGSLLLDMGFGNVILCDLHGAICKGDGELTPAQERISLRSNVGKEHGSLSDVLRGADVFIGVSRPDLVTAEMVSTMNKPIVFALANPTPEIMPDEAKKGGALVIGTGRSDFPNQINNVLVFPGIFKGALEARAAEITESMKHCAAKAIAGLIPEDKLGPEYIIPSAFDKTVADAVADAVVREWSARR, translated from the coding sequence ATGAACATATACGACGAATCCTTAAAAGCGCACGAAAAATGGAATGGAAAGATCGAGGTGATGTCCCGCTGCCCGATCCGGACGCGGGAGGACCTCTCCCTCGCCTATACGCCGGGAGTGGCGGAGCCGTGCCGGGAAATTGCGAAGGACTACGGCAGATCGTGGGATCTGACGCGCAGGGGAAACCTGATCGCCGTCGTTACGGACGGCTCGGCGGTGCTCGGGCTGGGAAACATCGGCCCAGCCGCGGCGATGCCGGTCATGGAGGGAAAATGCGCCCTGTTCAAGGAGTTCGGGGACGTGGACGCCTTCCCGATCTGCGTCGACACGCAGGACACGGACAAGCTGGTCGATACCATTCACCTGATCTCCAAGAGCTTCGGCGGGATCAATCTGGAGGATATCGCCGCTCCCCGGTGCTTTGAGGTGGAAAAAAGGCTGAAACAGCTCTGCGATATTCCGGTCTTCCACGACGACCAGCACGGCACCGCCATTGTCGTCGCCGCCGCCCTGATCAACGCCTTCAAGGTGACCGGCAAGAAAATGGGTGAAGCAAAGATCGTCATCAACGGCGCCGGTGCCGCCGGCATCGCGATCGGCAGCCTTCTGCTGGACATGGGATTCGGCAATGTCATTCTGTGCGACCTTCACGGGGCCATCTGCAAAGGGGACGGAGAACTGACCCCCGCGCAGGAGAGAATTTCCCTGAGAAGCAACGTCGGCAAAGAGCACGGGTCACTTTCCGACGTTCTGCGCGGCGCGGACGTCTTCATCGGGGTCTCCCGCCCCGATCTGGTCACGGCGGAGATGGTTTCAACCATGAACAAACCGATCGTCTTCGCCCTGGCGAACCCCACGCCGGAGATCATGCCGGACGAAGCCAAAAAGGGCGGTGCCCTCGTCATCGGCACCGGCCGTTCCGACTTCCCGAATCAGATCAACAACGTCCTCGTTTTCCCCGGCATCTTCAAGGGCGCGCTGGAAGCCCGCGCGGCGGAAATCACGGAGTCCATGAAACACTGCGCCGCGAAGGCGATTGCGGGCCTGATCCCCGAGGACAAGCTCGGTCCGGAATACATTATCCCTTCCGCCTTTGACAAAACCGTCGCGGATGCCGTTGCGGATGCCGTCGTGCGGGAGTGGTCAGCCCGGCGGTAA
- the fumC gene encoding class II fumarate hydratase — protein sequence MEYRTEHDSMGEIQVPADRLWGAQTQRSFQNFRIGTERMPDEIIRAFGILKKAAALANRQLGKLDGERCDLICRVCDRIAAGELSEEFPLVVWQTGSGTQSNMNVNEVIANCGNQMAGKRLLHPNDHVNMSQSSNDTFPTAMHIAAALAIEDRLIPEIHALTAEFRRLERENEGVATTGRTHLQDATPIRFSQEISGWRGMMEKSLSMIEAALPQVKELALGGTAVGTGLNAPEGFAEEVARQVSGLTGKEFVTAENKFHSLTAKDELVFAHGALKALAADLMKIANDVRWLASGPRCGLGEISIPANEPGSSIMPGKVNPTQCEAVTMVAVQVMANDAAVAMAASQGNFQLNVFMPVCIYNFLQSVRLLGDCIRSFRKNCVCGIAANKEKMRYNLTHSLMLATALNPYIGYDNAAKTVKKAFQENLSLKEAAVSLGFITAEKFDEVFHPEDMT from the coding sequence ATGGAATACAGGACGGAACACGATTCGATGGGAGAAATACAGGTTCCCGCGGACCGTCTGTGGGGAGCCCAGACGCAGCGGAGCTTCCAGAACTTCCGGATCGGGACGGAGCGGATGCCGGACGAGATCATCCGCGCGTTCGGGATCCTGAAAAAAGCGGCGGCGCTTGCCAACCGCCAGCTTGGCAAGCTGGACGGCGAGCGGTGCGATTTGATCTGCCGGGTCTGCGACCGGATCGCCGCGGGAGAGCTGAGCGAAGAATTCCCGCTGGTCGTCTGGCAGACCGGCAGCGGCACGCAGTCGAACATGAATGTCAACGAAGTCATTGCAAACTGCGGAAATCAAATGGCGGGCAAAAGGCTGCTTCACCCCAACGACCATGTAAACATGTCGCAGAGCTCCAACGACACCTTCCCGACCGCCATGCACATCGCGGCGGCGCTCGCCATAGAGGACCGGCTGATTCCGGAGATCCATGCGCTGACCGCGGAATTCCGGCGGCTGGAGCGGGAAAACGAGGGGGTCGCCACGACGGGGAGAACCCACCTGCAGGACGCGACGCCGATCCGGTTCTCGCAGGAAATCAGCGGATGGCGCGGCATGATGGAAAAATCTCTCTCGATGATCGAAGCCGCCCTCCCGCAGGTGAAGGAGCTGGCCCTGGGCGGCACGGCGGTCGGGACCGGCCTGAACGCGCCCGAGGGCTTCGCCGAAGAGGTTGCCCGGCAGGTCAGCGGCCTGACCGGAAAAGAATTCGTCACGGCGGAAAACAAGTTCCACTCGCTGACGGCCAAAGACGAGCTCGTCTTTGCTCACGGGGCATTGAAGGCGCTCGCGGCCGACCTGATGAAAATCGCCAATGACGTGCGCTGGCTGGCGAGCGGGCCCCGCTGCGGGCTCGGCGAAATCTCGATTCCCGCGAATGAGCCGGGAAGCTCCATCATGCCCGGCAAGGTCAACCCGACGCAGTGCGAGGCGGTGACGATGGTCGCGGTCCAGGTCATGGCCAACGACGCGGCGGTCGCCATGGCAGCCTCCCAGGGCAATTTCCAGCTCAACGTGTTCATGCCGGTGTGCATCTACAATTTTCTGCAGTCGGTGCGCCTGCTCGGCGACTGCATCCGCTCCTTCCGCAAAAACTGCGTCTGCGGCATCGCTGCGAACAAAGAAAAAATGAGGTACAATCTCACTCATTCTCTCATGCTGGCGACCGCGCTGAACCCCTATATCGGCTACGACAACGCGGCGAAAACGGTGAAGAAAGCATTCCAGGAAAATCTGTCGCTAAAGGAAGCGGCCGTCTCGCTGGGATTCATCACCGCAGAAAAGTTTGACGAAGTCTTTCATCCCGAAGATATGACCTGA
- a CDS encoding NusG domain II-containing protein — protein MKFIKKTDFIILLVLLVVCSSGWLFYQKEYGSKAAVAEIYYESELVETVDLTKGIDRRFSIPQNKHVIFHQYGDGSICFEESNCPDKICIKSGRLKTVGQSAACLPNRIVLKIVARDGGKTDGPDMVIG, from the coding sequence ATGAAGTTTATAAAAAAGACGGACTTTATCATTCTTTTGGTTCTATTGGTCGTCTGTTCGTCGGGATGGCTGTTTTACCAGAAAGAGTATGGCTCGAAGGCTGCGGTTGCCGAGATTTATTATGAATCGGAGCTGGTTGAAACCGTTGACCTGACAAAGGGGATTGACCGGAGATTTTCGATTCCACAAAACAAGCATGTGATATTCCACCAGTATGGCGACGGGAGCATTTGCTTTGAGGAATCCAACTGTCCGGATAAAATCTGCATTAAATCCGGCAGGCTGAAAACTGTCGGTCAGAGCGCAGCCTGCCTGCCGAACCGGATCGTGCTGAAGATCGTGGCGAGGGACGGCGGAAAGACGGATGGCCCGGATATGGTCATCGGTTAG
- a CDS encoding Gx transporter family protein, protein MSSVEIRRMVITALLFAAALVLTVVEYQVPIPMPAPGIKFGLSNIVVMYSLFFLKKKDAFTLAILKSLFVFLTRGAVAAFLSLCGGVLSIAAMILCMLIFREKISYLMVSIVGAVFHNTGQIAAISLLYTNLLLWTYFPVLLFSAVIAGSATSALLKITLPALKHLDLQ, encoded by the coding sequence ATGAGTTCTGTTGAAATCAGAAGAATGGTTATTACGGCACTGCTGTTCGCGGCGGCGCTGGTTTTGACCGTAGTCGAGTACCAGGTCCCGATTCCCATGCCGGCTCCCGGGATCAAGTTCGGACTTTCAAATATCGTTGTGATGTACTCTCTCTTTTTTCTGAAGAAAAAAGACGCTTTCACTTTGGCAATTTTGAAATCCCTGTTTGTTTTTTTGACCCGGGGAGCGGTTGCCGCGTTTTTAAGTTTGTGCGGCGGGGTTCTGTCCATTGCTGCGATGATTCTATGCATGCTGATTTTCAGGGAAAAGATTTCTTATCTGATGGTCAGCATTGTCGGGGCAGTTTTCCATAACACCGGACAGATTGCCGCGATATCCCTGTTATACACCAATCTTCTGCTCTGGACGTATTTCCCCGTTCTGCTTTTTTCGGCTGTAATCGCCGGATCGGCAACGTCCGCGCTTTTAAAAATCACGCTGCCCGCCCTGAAACATCTGGATTTGCAGTGA
- a CDS encoding aminotransferase class I/II-fold pyridoxal phosphate-dependent enzyme, with the protein MLDFLSMPKQELEHTYAELLERYRRFQEQKLNLNMARGKPSGDQLELSSEMLDLVSSSSALYSESGEDCRNYGVPLGLTEMRRLMADLMEVPADHVIIGGNSSLNMMFDAVACGMTHGFSGCAPWGRQKNVKFLCPSPGYDRHFAITEYFGFDLIIVPMTPDGPDMDAVEKLVQDPSVKGIWCVPKYQNPTGITFSDETVRRFAGLKPAAKDFRIFWDNAYCVHDLTETPDSLLNLWKECERRGNPNLAFFFSSTSKITYPGAGIAAMAAGSSDFEALKKRYSYQTISADKLNQLRHARFLKDLDGVRAHMARHRALLAPKFKTVLNKLETELAGKGVASWTEPNGGYFISVDVLEGCAKRVVALCAEAGVKLTGAGATYPYGRDPRDSNIRVAPTFPPVEELRQAIDLFCICVQLAAAEKLLKT; encoded by the coding sequence ATTTTGGACTTTTTGTCAATGCCGAAACAGGAGTTGGAACACACTTACGCGGAACTGTTGGAACGCTACCGACGCTTTCAGGAACAAAAGCTCAATCTGAATATGGCCCGCGGCAAACCCAGCGGGGACCAGTTGGAATTGTCCTCGGAAATGCTCGATCTTGTCAGTTCTTCCTCGGCATTGTACTCTGAAAGCGGGGAAGACTGCCGAAACTACGGCGTTCCGCTCGGCCTGACCGAAATGCGCCGTCTGATGGCCGATCTGATGGAAGTGCCGGCGGATCATGTCATCATCGGCGGGAATTCCAGCCTCAACATGATGTTTGATGCGGTCGCCTGCGGAATGACGCACGGTTTTTCCGGCTGTGCGCCTTGGGGCCGTCAGAAGAATGTGAAATTCCTGTGTCCGTCGCCCGGGTACGACAGACACTTCGCGATAACGGAATACTTTGGCTTTGATCTTATCATCGTTCCGATGACGCCGGATGGCCCCGATATGGATGCCGTGGAAAAACTGGTCCAGGACCCTTCCGTGAAAGGGATCTGGTGCGTGCCGAAGTACCAGAATCCGACCGGCATCACTTTTTCGGACGAAACCGTGCGCCGTTTCGCGGGGCTGAAGCCGGCGGCAAAGGACTTCCGGATTTTCTGGGATAACGCCTACTGCGTCCACGACCTGACGGAAACGCCAGACAGCCTGCTGAATCTCTGGAAGGAATGCGAACGGCGCGGAAATCCCAACCTCGCGTTCTTCTTCTCTTCCACGAGCAAAATCACTTATCCCGGCGCCGGCATTGCCGCCATGGCGGCCGGCAGTTCCGATTTTGAAGCGTTGAAAAAGCGCTATTCCTACCAGACGATCAGCGCGGATAAATTGAACCAGCTCCGCCACGCACGGTTTTTGAAAGACCTTGACGGGGTCCGCGCCCATATGGCCCGCCACCGCGCACTGCTGGCGCCCAAGTTCAAGACGGTGCTGAATAAGCTGGAAACAGAGCTCGCAGGAAAAGGCGTGGCGTCCTGGACGGAGCCAAACGGCGGATATTTCATCAGTGTGGACGTTCTGGAAGGCTGCGCAAAGCGGGTCGTTGCGCTCTGCGCCGAGGCCGGAGTAAAGCTGACCGGCGCGGGGGCAACCTATCCGTACGGCAGGGATCCAAGGGACAGCAATATCCGCGTCGCGCCCACCTTTCCCCCCGTTGAGGAGCTGAGACAGGCGATCGATCTATTCTGCATCTGCGTTCAGTTGGCCGCGGCGGAAAAGCTGCTCAAAACCTGA
- a CDS encoding bacteriohemerythrin, which produces MMWNDNLKIGVSLIDSEHKELCDRIDRLLAACSQGRGKDELVGTIEFLESYTIKHFSDEEKLQRASAYPKVAEHKKLHEFFTGKIAELKNDVQNNGANIATISKTNYFLMDWLLNHIQKVDSELAQYIKQ; this is translated from the coding sequence ATGATGTGGAATGATAATCTGAAAATCGGCGTTTCTCTGATCGACAGCGAGCACAAAGAGCTCTGTGACCGGATCGACAGGCTTCTGGCCGCCTGCAGCCAGGGGCGCGGCAAGGATGAGCTGGTCGGCACGATTGAATTTCTTGAAAGCTATACCATCAAGCATTTCAGCGACGAAGAAAAGCTTCAGCGTGCCAGCGCATATCCCAAGGTGGCGGAGCACAAAAAGCTGCATGAGTTCTTTACCGGCAAAATTGCGGAACTGAAAAACGATGTGCAGAATAACGGCGCCAATATCGCCACGATCTCCAAAACCAACTACTTTTTAATGGACTGGCTGCTGAACCACATTCAAAAAGTGGATTCTGAGCTGGCCCAATACATAAAGCAATAA
- the asnS gene encoding asparagine--tRNA ligase: MNKTDIAEIYQKAETLKGKSVTVRGWVRTIRDSKTLGFIDLNDGSGFKGIQIVFEDGKVNNYKDVAKLNVGTAISVTGTVALTPQAKQPLEIHAAEVRVEGASTPDYPLQKKRHSLEYLRTVAHLRPRTNTFSAAFRIRSAAAYAIHRFFQERGFLYVNTPLITGSDAEGAGEMFTVTSFDLDRLPLSEAGKVDFSQDFFGGHTSLTVSGQLEAECMAMAFGKVYTFGPTFRAERSNTQRHAAEFWMIEPEIAFADLDDDMELAQDMIRDVIRSVMERCPDDLAFCGQFIDKGLIDRLNHVANSDFARVTYTDAVEILKKENSRFEYPVEWGTDLQTEHERFLTEQVFQKPLFVTDYPKEIKAFYMRRNDDGKTVAAVDLLVPGIGEIIGGSQREERLDLLEQRMKETGMNEDAYRWYLDLRRYGGAKHAGYGLGFERLVMYLTGISNIRDVIPFPRTTGSAEF; the protein is encoded by the coding sequence TTGAACAAGACAGATATTGCCGAAATATATCAAAAGGCGGAGACGCTGAAAGGGAAATCCGTAACGGTGCGGGGCTGGGTCCGCACGATCCGCGATTCCAAGACTCTCGGATTTATCGACCTGAACGACGGCAGCGGATTCAAAGGCATTCAAATCGTCTTTGAAGACGGAAAAGTTAATAATTACAAAGACGTCGCCAAGCTGAACGTAGGAACCGCGATTTCCGTAACGGGAACCGTGGCACTTACTCCCCAGGCGAAACAGCCCTTGGAAATCCACGCGGCGGAAGTGAGGGTGGAGGGCGCTTCCACCCCCGACTATCCGCTTCAGAAAAAGAGGCACTCCCTCGAGTACCTTCGCACCGTGGCCCATCTCCGCCCGCGCACCAACACGTTCAGCGCCGCGTTCCGGATCCGCTCGGCGGCGGCTTACGCGATCCACCGCTTTTTTCAGGAGCGCGGCTTTCTGTATGTGAATACGCCGCTGATCACCGGCAGCGACGCGGAAGGCGCCGGCGAAATGTTCACCGTAACGTCCTTTGACCTGGACCGTCTGCCGTTGAGCGAAGCGGGAAAAGTGGATTTTTCCCAGGACTTTTTCGGCGGTCACACGTCCCTGACGGTCTCCGGCCAGTTGGAGGCGGAATGCATGGCAATGGCCTTCGGCAAGGTCTACACGTTCGGCCCGACGTTCCGCGCGGAGCGGTCCAACACGCAGCGTCATGCGGCAGAATTCTGGATGATCGAGCCGGAGATTGCTTTCGCCGACCTGGACGACGACATGGAGCTGGCGCAGGACATGATCCGCGATGTGATCCGCTCCGTCATGGAGCGCTGCCCCGATGATCTCGCCTTCTGCGGGCAGTTCATCGACAAGGGCCTGATCGACCGGCTGAATCACGTGGCGAATTCCGATTTTGCGCGCGTCACCTACACCGATGCGGTCGAAATCCTGAAAAAGGAAAACAGCCGCTTTGAATACCCTGTGGAATGGGGGACTGACCTTCAGACGGAGCACGAGCGCTTCCTGACCGAGCAGGTCTTTCAAAAGCCGCTGTTTGTAACGGATTACCCAAAAGAAATCAAGGCGTTCTACATGCGCCGGAACGACGACGGAAAAACCGTGGCTGCCGTTGATCTTCTCGTGCCCGGCATCGGCGAAATCATCGGCGGAAGCCAGCGCGAAGAGCGGCTGGACCTTCTGGAGCAGCGGATGAAGGAAACCGGCATGAACGAAGACGCCTATCGCTGGTACCTCGACCTCCGGCGCTACGGCGGCGCAAAGCATGCCGGCTACGGCCTCGGCTTTGAGCGCCTCGTTATGTATCTGACCGGCATTTCCAATATCCGCGACGTGATTCCGTTCCCGCGCACAACGGGCTCGGCTGAATTTTAA
- a CDS encoding C39 family peptidase, translating to MKEHHQRGHGRKKWPRFIILAFALAAGCTSYFTFCRIHTKTANVPREKSAAVTASKPASASESQKPANPGRTLISVPHLSQEGVLPTGCELVSAMMLLNYYGCSTTADEIIKRTPKSSLLSDGNAVYGMSPNQAFIGDPRSGDGLGCYAPVLTAVVDSYFWEGGKKEAANLTGTDLDALARDYIAKGSPVLIWATVDMGEPGIGKSWTLADTGGNFQWIAGEHCLLMVGFDSEKYYFNDPLDSGGAVSYRKSLVEDRYRALGKQAVTVRSVSRTST from the coding sequence TTGAAGGAACATCATCAGCGCGGGCACGGACGGAAAAAATGGCCTCGATTCATCATTTTGGCTTTTGCTCTGGCCGCCGGCTGTACCAGCTATTTTACTTTCTGCCGTATTCATACGAAAACAGCGAACGTTCCCCGTGAAAAAAGTGCCGCGGTTACGGCGTCCAAACCGGCATCGGCAAGCGAAAGCCAAAAACCCGCGAATCCCGGCCGGACCCTTATCAGCGTGCCTCATCTCAGTCAGGAAGGAGTCCTGCCCACCGGGTGCGAACTGGTCAGCGCCATGATGCTTCTGAATTACTATGGATGCAGTACCACGGCGGACGAAATCATAAAGCGCACGCCGAAATCCTCCCTTCTCAGCGACGGCAACGCCGTATACGGCATGAGCCCGAACCAGGCGTTTATCGGCGATCCGCGGTCCGGGGACGGCTTAGGCTGTTACGCTCCGGTTCTCACAGCCGTCGTCGACTCCTATTTTTGGGAAGGCGGAAAAAAAGAAGCCGCCAATTTGACCGGAACGGATCTGGACGCACTGGCGCGGGATTATATTGCAAAGGGATCGCCCGTCCTGATCTGGGCTACCGTGGATATGGGAGAGCCCGGCATTGGAAAAAGCTGGACCCTTGCGGATACCGGCGGGAATTTTCAATGGATCGCGGGGGAACACTGCCTTTTAATGGTCGGCTTCGACTCGGAAAAATACTATTTCAACGACCCCCTTGATTCCGGCGGCGCGGTGAGCTATCGCAAGTCTTTGGTGGAAGACCGATACCGCGCTCTGGGAAAACAGGCGGTCACGGTCCGTTCCGTTTCCCGCACCTCAACCTGA
- a CDS encoding preprotein translocase subunit SecD, which translates to MKRVPKPVFFIVALLILLLTYTSIFGIKGKNGDNTTTYIKGVGDIRWGIDINGGVEATFSPATKTKATKEQMDSAESIIKLRLVNNNITDYEVYTDYNHDRIIVRFPWKSDEKTFDPQSAIDELSATALVTFREGGEYTTETTGSDGQPVYKTPKGTTASSIILQGSDVVSAKPELTQNSTTGQSTYQIALKLSDSGTEKFAEATKRLKGQTISIWMDDVRISAPTVDEEIPDGNCVINSPNGFTAAEASSLANKINAGALPFKLTTTGLNTINPTLGKSSLNAMELALVIAFALIALFMVFVFRLQGFVAVISLLGQVALMFAAVSGYFPFINSFTMTLPGIAGIILSIGMGVDANIITATRIKEELWAGKTLGMAIASGDKNSFSAIFDGNITTAIVAVILMLVFGPTNILSMIFGVSTTGTIYSFGYTLLIGIIANFVFGVFTTRMMSKSLSGFGFARSKWLYGGPKE; encoded by the coding sequence ATGAAGCGAGTACCAAAACCGGTGTTTTTCATCGTCGCCCTCCTCATCCTGCTTTTAACCTACACTTCCATTTTTGGCATCAAGGGAAAAAACGGGGATAACACGACCACCTATATTAAAGGGGTCGGAGATATCAGATGGGGAATCGATATTAACGGCGGTGTGGAGGCGACATTCTCGCCGGCCACAAAGACAAAAGCAACAAAAGAACAAATGGATTCGGCGGAATCGATCATTAAGCTCAGGCTGGTGAACAACAATATCACCGACTATGAGGTTTACACCGATTATAACCATGACCGGATCATCGTTCGTTTTCCGTGGAAAAGCGACGAAAAGACTTTTGACCCGCAGAGTGCCATCGACGAGCTTTCCGCCACCGCGCTTGTAACCTTCCGCGAAGGAGGGGAATATACCACCGAGACAACCGGCTCGGATGGACAACCTGTCTATAAAACGCCGAAGGGCACGACCGCTTCCAGCATCATCCTGCAGGGCAGCGATGTGGTGAGCGCCAAGCCGGAGCTGACCCAGAACAGCACGACCGGGCAGTCCACCTATCAGATCGCACTGAAGCTGAGCGACAGCGGGACCGAGAAATTTGCCGAGGCGACCAAACGCCTGAAAGGCCAGACGATTTCGATCTGGATGGACGATGTGAGAATCTCCGCGCCTACGGTTGACGAAGAGATCCCGGACGGCAACTGCGTCATCAATTCGCCCAACGGCTTTACCGCGGCGGAGGCCTCCTCTCTGGCCAACAAGATCAACGCGGGCGCGCTTCCGTTCAAGCTGACAACAACCGGCCTGAATACCATCAACCCGACTCTTGGCAAGTCCTCCCTGAATGCCATGGAGCTTGCGCTGGTGATTGCTTTCGCGCTGATCGCCCTGTTCATGGTTTTCGTTTTCCGCCTGCAGGGATTTGTCGCGGTGATCTCCCTGCTCGGGCAGGTTGCGCTGATGTTTGCTGCGGTTTCCGGATATTTTCCGTTTATCAACAGCTTCACCATGACCCTGCCGGGCATCGCCGGCATCATCCTTTCCATCGGCATGGGCGTCGACGCGAACATCATTACGGCGACGCGCATCAAGGAAGAGCTTTGGGCCGGCAAGACGCTGGGGATGGCGATTGCGAGCGGCGATAAAAACAGCTTCTCCGCGATCTTCGACGGAAACATCACCACGGCGATCGTGGCGGTCATTCTGATGCTGGTCTTTGGCCCGACCAACATCCTTTCCATGATTTTCGGCGTGTCGACCACAGGCACGATCTACTCTTTCGGCTACACGCTGCTGATCGGCATCATTGCCAACTTTGTGTTCGGCGTGTTTACGACGAGAATGATGTCGAAATCCCTTTCCGGATTTGGTTTTGCCCGGAGTAAATGGTTGTATGGAGGGCCGAAGGAATGA